The Pan paniscus chromosome 1, NHGRI_mPanPan1-v2.0_pri, whole genome shotgun sequence genome has a segment encoding these proteins:
- the ZC3H12A gene encoding endoribonuclease ZC3H12A isoform X2, which translates to MPPDDPLGRHGPSLDNFLRKKPLTLEHRKQPCPYGRKCTYGIKCRFFHPERPSCPQRSVADELRANALLSPPRAPSKDKNGRRPSPSSQSSSLLTESEQCSLDGKKLGAQASPGSHQEGLTQTYAPSGRSLAPSGGSGSSFGPTDWLPQTLDSLPYVSQDCLDSGIGSLESQMSELWGVRGGGPGEPGPPRAPYTGYSPYGSELPATAAFSAFGRAMGAGHFSVPADYPPAPPAFPPREYWSEPYPLPPPTSVLQEPPVQSPGAGRSPWGRAGSLAKEQASVYTKLCGVFPPHLVEAVMGRFPQLLDPQQLAAEILSYKSQHPSE; encoded by the exons ATGCCCCCTGATGACCCACTGGGCCGGCACgggcccagcctggacaacttccTGCGTAAGAAGCCACTCACTTTGGAGCACAGGAAGCAGCCGTGTCCCTATG GAAGGAAATGCACCTATGGGATCAAGTGCCGATTCTTCCACCCAGAGCGGCCAAGCTGCCCCCAGCGCTCTGTGGCAGATGAGCTCCGCGCCAATGCTCTCCTCTCACCCCCCAGAGCCCCAAGCAAGGACAAAAATGGCCGGCGGCCTTCACCTTCATCCCAGTCCAGCTCTCTGCTAACAGAGAGTGAGCAGTGCAGCCTGGATGGGAAGAAGCTGGGGGCCCAGGCATCCCCAGGGTCCCACCAAGAGGGTCTAACACAGACCTATGCCCCATCAGGCAGGAGCCTCGCACCTAGCGGGGGCAGTGGCAGCAGCTTTGGGCCCACAGACTGGCTCCCGCAGACGCTGGACTCACTCCCGTACGTCTCCCAGGATTGCCTGGACTCGGGCATTGGCTCCCTGGAGAGCCAGATGTCGGAACTTTGGGGGGTTCGAGGAGGAGGCCCTGGTGAGCCGGGCCCACCCCGAGCCCCTTACACGGGCTACAGTCCCTATGGATCTGAGCTCCCAGCCACCGCAGCCTTCTCTGCCTTTGGCCGGGCCATGGGTGCTGGCCACTTCAGTGTCCCTGCCGACTACCCACCCGCGCCCCCTGCCTTTCCACCTCGAGAGTACTGGTCTGAACCATAcccactgcccccacccacaTCAGTCCTTCAGGAGCCCCCAGTGCAGAGCCCAGGGGCTGGCAGGAGCCCATGGGGCAGGGCAGGCAGCCTGGCCAAGGAGCAGGCCAGCGTGTATACTAAGCTGTGTGGTGTGTTTCCCCCGCACCTGGTGGAGGCTGTGATGGGGCGCTTCCCACAGCTCCTGGACCCCCAGCAGCTGGCTGCCGAGATCCTCTCCTACAAGTCCCAGCACCCCAGTGAGTAA